Within Terriglobales bacterium, the genomic segment AATTCCGCTCAGCCTAGTTCAACAGGGTATAGGCTTGGCACGCCGCGTTGGTGGTGATTGGCGGACCATTCAGAGGCGTCACGAACCTGATTACGTTGTCTTCCTGCGTGCAGAAGCCGCGTACTCCGGTCACGTTGAACGCCGCCGCAGCGCCTCCGATCGCGTACTGCAAGTTGACACCGGCAGCCGCAGTAACGCCCATGTTGTAGTAGTAGCCGCTCTTCGCAGTTGCTACGGCCGTGGCGTTGGATAGAGCGCTGTCAATCAAGCAGGCATTACCCACAACCGGGCCACCAGCAGGACACACTGTGTTCGGTCCACCAGGTCCCAGGGTGGCGATGGTAGGAGCAAAGCCCACAGT encodes:
- a CDS encoding prepilin-type N-terminal cleavage/methylation domain-containing protein, translated to MRKQKGFSLIELLIVVAIILIIAAIAIPNLLRARIAANESSSVSSLRTLNTAQVTYSTGFPTVGFAPTIATLGPGGPNTVCPAGGPVVGNACLIDSALSNATAVATAKSGYYYNMGVTAAAGVNLQYAIGGAAAAFNVTGVRGFCTQEDNVIRFVTPLNGPPITTNAACQAYTLLN